gttcttcatgttcttcattctccataaataaactctcaataattctctcattctaacatggtatcagagcattaagCTCCTGAAACTCACAAAAGCTTCCgcaaatttctttctttctttctcagattatcttcaaaatctgTTGGATACATCCTTTTATCCACTGGTCCAAAGGTCTTTCAAAAGGGAAGAACCTCACCAGAACTTAAGATAGAGGAGTACCCTATTCTCTGGAACTCAAGAAAGCTTCAACCATATTAGGAAAAGCTTCTTCAAAGTCCAGTTTATCTCAAAATCAGTAGGAACAATCTATTGTCCACTGGTCCATATCTCTCCATGAGGGAGAACTCCAACATAGTGTTGTTTCCAGAGTACAAGAAGGCTAAGGAACAACATAAGAACCAcaatatgccaagaagaagtgacTTGAATCAAGCCAGGAATGTAATCAAAGAGTTTGAGCATCCATCAATTCAAGGTCAAACCATGTATTCATCTGTCATTGGTGGTTCAAATGAAGAAGGAACATGGAGAAGTACTGATAGTGCAGCCAACACTGATGGTCCAGCAACCATGAGTGACCTACATTCCCTTATCCAAGCCTTTATCTCATTCAAGAAGGCTGGTACACGCTCTCTTGACCCTAAACCTATCATTATAGATTCAAGAGATagccatcacatgattagtgatagaaaATTGATGAGTGATGTCCAGCCTGCCTCATGGTATGTTCAAATAGCAAATGGTGATAAGATTAAGATAGAAGGGATAGGGAACCAGAGGTTGTTTGATAGGGAATCTACTGCCTTGTATATGCCTCAGTTTACATCAAACTTGCTATCTGTGAGAAAGGCTACTGTTGATCTGAGTTGTCAGGTTGTCTTCAGACCAGATGAGATTGAATTTCAAGACTTAAAGACAGGCCAAGTGATTGAAAAGGGGCACGTTCACAATGAACTATATCATCTTCAGAAGACGGAGATGTCTAGACCATCCACTTCTCAGTGTTTGGCTAGTACATCCAACGGGGTTGATAGCACACTATGGCATGCTaggttgggacatcctcatacaAGAGCCCTAAACTTGATGCTTCCAGGTGTGGTCTTCAAGAatgatgattgtgaagcttgcatattGGGGAAGCATGGTAGAACAGTCTTCTCACAGTCTAGCACCATCTATGAAAGATGTTTTGACctagttcactctgatgtatggactgctccatgtgtgtccagagagaaccacaaatactttgtcaccttcattgatgagaaatccaaatacacTTGGGTGACACTGATTCAGTCTAAGGACAGGGTGTTGGATGCTTTCAAGAATTTCCAGACCCATATCTGCAACCATTTCAATGCCAAGATGAAAATTCTAAGGTCatataatggtggagagtatacaaGTCATGCATTTAAGCAATATCTTGCTCTAACATGGGATTACTCAccagacaagctgtccttacactcctcaacagaatggagttgctgagagaaagaacagacatttgatggaggtagcaagatcaatgatgttccacaccaatgttccaaaaagattctggagtgatgctgtgatgtcTGCTACTTATCTGATCAATAGAACTCCAACTAAAGTCCTCAACGACATGTCTCCTTTTGAGGTTCTAAATAAGACCAAACCATCTTTGGACCATTTTCGTGTGTTTGGATGCCTCTGTTTTGTGATGATACCTGGGGAGCTGAGGAACAAGCTTGATGCTAAAAGCTCAAAAGCTATGTTAATTGGTTACTCTCCAACTCAGAAGGGgtataagtgctatgatccagagtCAAGAAGGGTTCTTGTCTcgagggatgtgaagtttgcagaatctagaggctattatgatggaaagagttgggatgagctCAAAGATCTTTCTCAATCAGCCTCAGATAGAGCAAATAACCTTAGGGGAGTAATGGAGAGCCTGAGAATCAATATGCCCTCTTTACCAAGTGTGGAACCTGTCCCTGAAAATTTATCATCTACTGCAGCTGATAGTGTTGAGAGCACTCATCCTAATCATGAGGGGGGCAGTAGAAATGTTGAGCAGTCTACacaagctcaacctgaagagAGCTCTGTagctcatgatcaagatgagatgccATCAGAATCAGATGTTGAGACTCAAGTAGAGGCGTCAAGTGAAGGAAATGAAGCAGAACCTGAGCAGATACAACttttgagaaggagtacaaggatcaggAAACCCTCACAGTGGATCAACACAGAAGTTTACTTTAATGCTGAAGCTGTAGCTCACCCAATAAGTGCAGTATGCTcccttgctcaatatccagaagatcatcaagtcttcatcagtgaattggatcaggaatacattccaagaacatatgaagaagctatgcaaCACAAGGAGTGGAGAGAATCTGTTGTAGATGAGatgggagccatgatcaagaatgatacatggtttgagacTGAACTTCCAAAAGAAAAGAAGGCAGTGACAAGCCGGCTTCACTACACTATCAAGTATGGAGCCAATggaaaaccagaaagaaagaagacaagactggttgcaaggggATATACTCAAGTGTATGGTGAAGATTATCTagacacttttgcaccagtggccaagcttcacactatAAGGATTCTCTTATCTCTTGCTGtcaatcttgagtgggatttatggcagatggatgtgaagaatgcctttcttcaaggagaattggaggatgaagtctacatgagaccacctcctggtcttgagaacatggtgaagccaggaaatgttctCAGATTAAAGAAGGCAATttatggcttgaagcaatctccaagggcttggtaccatAAGTTGAGCACCACGctcaatggaagaggctttgtcAAGTCTGAAGCTGGTCATACCCTATTCACCCTCACTAGCCAGCAAGGAATCATTGTCATtttcatctatgttgatgacattatcatcacaggcagtgacaAAGAAGGGATCATCTCGACCAAAGTGTTCCTTAAGGCTTCATTTGATATCAAGGACTTGGGAGAGCTCAAATACTTCCTAGGTATCGAGATGTGTAGGTCTAAGGAAGGGTTGTTTCTATCTCAAAGGAAATACACCCTTGACATACTAAATGAGGCTGGAGATCTTGGTGGAAGAGCTGCCAAAACACCTCTAGAGGAAGGATACAAAGTgatgcgtgagggggagattgaagacaagtcATATGAAGATGTAAAGCATTATAGGAGAATGGTGGGAAAActcatttatcttaccattacccgACCAGATGTATGTTTTGCAGTAAACCAAgtaagccaacacatgcaagctcccaaggtacaccactggaacatggttgagaggattctcaggtacctaagagaggaccaggccaaggagtatggatgggatgcaatagaAGCACTGAGATTGTTGGGTACTGTGATGCGCATTGGGCAGGAGatcgagttgataggagatcaactactggatattgtaccttcattggaggcaatttggtaacatggaagagcaagaagcagaaggtggtgtctttttcaagtgctgaggcagaaTATAGAGCTATGAGGAAGCTCACAAGTGAGTTGATTTGGATCAAGGGACTTCTTAAGGACTTGGGAATTTAAGTTACAACGCCAATCacgatgcattgtgataaccaggctgctatacacattgctagcaactcagtcttccatgaaaggaccaaacatatagaggtagattgccacaaagtgagaCAAGCCGTGGAGCAGAAGATCATATTGtcgtgctacacaaggagtgaagatcagctagctgatatcttcaccaaggcagAAAGCACTAAGGTATGTGAGTTCATTCATCCaaaattgggactcatagacctATCATGTCAATGATCTCTCcttcatgaagtgttctactctttttccttgacttgggttttctcccaaagggttttacctagttgaagttttaatgagggaatattTTATGGCTTacaagcttgacttgtttcacatggtcaagcttgagggggagtgttgacatgaagtaGAATTAAGCAGCTTGACTTGAGAATTAaactgccagacttgagaattaagctgccagacttgagaattaagctgccagacttataaggttttataaagctTTTGTGAGAGCTTAGGTTTTGAGTGATTTTCTTAAGTTAATAAGAAGAGAGTTCTTATATAATCTTGAGTGTTCATAAGCTAAGctaatatttggtatcagagacATTACGACAATGGGAGATATCACGACAGTTTCTGGTTCGACGGTGAAAGCACGAGAAGGAGGAACCTCTTCGATCAACGTCCAATGCTGAGCGCTACTAACTACACGGTGTGGGCTATCCGGATGAAAACCCTGTTGAAAGTACACAAAGCATGGGACGTGATCGAGCAAGGAACAGAGGAAATCGAGAAGAATGACATGGCGATTGCATTGATTTTTCAGTCGATACCTGAAGCTCTGGTGTTACAAGTTGGAGACATAAACAATGCTAAGAAGGTGTGGGAGGCAATCAAAGCGAGACATATGGGAGCGGATAGAGTCAAAGAAGCTAGACTTCAAACCCTAATGGCCGAATTTGATCTTTTAAAGATGAATGACAATGACACAATTGATAATTTAGTTGGGAAGCTATCAGAGATTGCATCAAAATCCAGCGCGTTAGGAGAAATTATCGAAGAAACAATATTGGTAAAGAAATTTCTTTCTTCCCTCCCACGAAAGAAGTATATCCACATAGTTGCTTCACTTGAACAAGTCTTGGACCTCAAAACAACGAGTTTCGAGGATATTATTGGTCGTCTGAGAGCATACGAGGAGCGAGTGtgtgcagaagaagaagaagatgctccCGATAGTCAAAACAAACTGATGTATACATCGAATGAGGCATCACAATCACAACCTGCGAGAGAATATCAAGGAGATTATAGAAACAGAGGTCGAGGAGGACATTATTATAACTGAGGAGGACGAGGCCGTGGCAGAACGTATAGAGATTTTGATATCTCGAAGATCACATGTTTTCGATGCGATAAAAAGGGACACTTTGCATTGAGCTGCCCGGACAGATTGCTTAAGCTACAAGAGGCATATGAGACTAAAGAAGACGACACACATGAAGCGGATGCATTGATGATGCACGAAGTGGTATATCTGAACGAAAGAAACGTGAAGCCAAATGAGTTTGAAACATATACGAGTAGAGACAACATATGGTACTTTGACAATGGCGCGAGTAATCATATGACGGGTAATCGACATTACTTCAAATCTCTCGATGAAACCATTACAGGAAAAGTTAGGTTCGGCGATGACTCAAGGATTGACATCAAAGGAAAGGGATCAATTCTATTTTGTACGAAGAACGGTGATCGAAAGACTTTGGCAGATGTATACTTCATTCCCGAGCTTAAAAGTAACATTATCAGCCTAGGACAGGCTACTGAGTCAGGCTTCGATGTCCATATAAAAGAGGAATATCTTACTCTGCATGACTAGGATGGTAACTTGATCGCTAAGGTAAAACGATCACAGAATCGCCTGTACAAAGTTATGATGGAAATCGTCGAGAGTGAGTGCCTCCAAGCCATTGGACAAGATGATACTACAACTTGGCACGCACGGCTTGGTCACATCGGAGCTGAATCATTGCAAACTATGGTCAGAAAGGAGCTTGTCATCGGATTACCTAAGTTAACCGTTGAAAAGGAAACATGTCAATCATGCTTACTAGGCAAGCAGGCAAGACACACGTTTCCGCAGACAACTTCATATCGAGCTAAAGCAATCTTGGAACTTATGCACAGCGACTTTTGTGGACCAATCTCCCCGTCAACAGCATCAAGAAGCAGATACATCTTTGTGATTATAGATGATCATTCCAGATACATGTGGTCTATTCTCttaaaagaaaaaggagaagcGTTTGAGAAATTTCGAAAATTCAAAGCGAGTGTGGAGCTTGAGACTAAAGCTAAGATTAAGTGTTTCAGAACTGATAGGGGCGGTGAGTTCACATCTACAGCGTTCAATGGTTTCTGTGAGGAATCAGGAATAGTGCGACAATTAATTGCTCCGTACTCTCCGCAGCAGAACGGGGTCGTCGAGAGAAGAAACAGAACTCTCATGGAGATGACAAGAAGCCTGCTGAAGCATATGTCATTACCGAATCATCTGTGGGGTGAGGCTGTGCGTCATGCTATGTACCTCATCAACCGAGTTGGTACGAAGTCTCTGACTGATCAGACGCCGTACGAGGCTCTAAAGGGGAGAAAACCTAATATTGAGCACTTGCGAATCTTTGGATGCATAGGCTATGCGAAGGTCGACACTTCGTTCCCAAAGAAACTTGATGACAGATCAAGGACTTTGGTTCATCTAGGCACAGAGCCGGGCTCTAAAGCTTACAGATTATATGATCCATCTCGTAAACGAGTAGTAGTAAGCCGCGATGTGTGCTTTGATGAGAAGAAGACGTGGGAATGGACATCATCAAGCTCTGAAGAAGACAAACCAGGAACGTTAGTGATCTCGTTTGGCCAATATGGAAACAGAGGAGTAAGAAaagatgaagataaagaagaaatAGAGGAAGGCAATGATGAGACAGTCGAAATAGAGCACAACCTACCCGATAACAGTAACGATGATGTAACTGAGACAAGTGAGTTGAGAAGATCTACAAGAGTAAGTAAGAAACCAGGGTACCTTGACGATTACGTTTGCCTAGCAGAGGAGGAAGGAGAACGTCTGTTGCTGTTGATAAACGAGGAGCCATGGGAGTTTAGAACAGCCGTAGAAGAGAAAGTGTGGAGAGATGCAGTGAGGAAGAGATATCATCGATCGTCCGGAACAAGACATGGGATTTAGTCGAGTTACCACCTGGAGCTAAGGCCATTGGACTCAAGTGGATATTCAAGATAAAACGGAACTCGGATGGGagtataaacaaatataaatccaGGCTTGTTGCAAAGGGATATATCCAAAGGCATGAGATTGATTTCGAAGAAGTATTTGCTCCAGTGGCTCGAATTGAAACCGTTCGCTTCCTCATTGCTCTGGCTGCATCTCACGGATGGCAGATACATCACTTAGATGTTAAAACTTCTTTCCTCAATGGAGACTTAAAAGAAGACGTTTATGTCACGCAACAAGAAGGGTTTGTAGTTGAAGGCAGTGAACACAAGGTCTACAAGTTACACAGGTGCTTTACGGTTTAAAGCAGGCTCCAAGAGCTTGGAATGAGAAGTTAAACAAGGTGCTTGGTGAGATGAAGTTTATCAAGTGTTCAAAAGAACCATCATTGTATCGAAAGCAGGAGAAAAAGCATCTCCTACTCGTTGCTGTCTACGTAGATGATCTCTTGGTCACAGGATCAAGTATTGACATGATAGAGGAGTTCAAAGCGGGAATGTCAGCATGTTTTGAGATGAGTGATCTCGGGCTGTTAACCTATTACCTAGGTATTGAGGTCATTCAATACGATGGAGGGATTAAGATTGTGCAAGAAAGATATGCAAAGAAGATATTGGAGGAGTCAGGTATGAGTGAGTGCAACGCTGTACAAGCTCCAATGGACTCGGGACTGAAGCTCTCTATGGCCAAAGACGAGAGATCAGTAGACGAGAAGGAGTACAGAAGGCAAATAGGGTGCTTACGATATCTGATTCATACACGGCCAGACTTGTCTTATGCTGTGGGTGTATTGAACAGATACATGCATGAACCAAAAGTATCTCACGCAGGAGCCCTCAAGCAGGTACTTCGGTATCTAAAGGGATCAATTTCTTATGGTCTTTCGTACAAGAAAGTGGGTAGGAGAGAACTAGAAGGTTTTGTGGACAGTGGACACAATATCGACGAGGATGATGGAAGAAGTACCACATGTCACATTTTCTATCTCGATGACTGTCCAATTTCGTGGTACTCAACGAAACAAGAGACCGTAGCTCTCTCATCCTGCGAGGCTGAATTCATGGCCGCCACCGAAGCTGCCAAACAGGTGATTTGGTTGCAGGAGTTACTAGAAGAGGTCAGCAAGGAGACGTGCAAGAGAACCACCATCTACATTGACAACAAATCAGCGATAGTATTGACAAAGAATCCTGTTTTCCACGGACGAAGCAAACACATACACAAGCGCTATCACTTCATAAGGGAATGCGTCGAGAACGAGCAGATAGAGGTCCTTCACGTGCCTGGCAACAAGCAGAAAGCGGACATACTAACCAAGGCACTTGGAAAGATTAAGTTCAAAGAAATGCGAGACCTTATCGGACTTGAAGAAGTGAAGAAAGTAGACTTCAAGTTTAAGGGGGTGATTGTTGGAGATAAACTTGAAGTTTGAAGATAACTTAGAAATAAGTTATCATAATCCTATTCGAGCTATGTTTAGGATAAAATAGGTTTTACTAATATGTTTAGGATaaatatatctctatataagaagatgGTGAGTTGTGCCATGAACTTGTG
This genomic stretch from Brassica napus cultivar Da-Ae chromosome C9, Da-Ae, whole genome shotgun sequence harbors:
- the LOC125592768 gene encoding uncharacterized mitochondrial protein AtMg00810-like, whose protein sequence is MKFIKCSKEPSLYRKQEKKHLLLVAVYVDDLLVTGSSIDMIEEFKAGMSACFEMSDLGLLTYYLGIEVIQYDGGIKIVQERYAKKILEESGMSECNAVQAPMDSGLKLSMAKDERSVDEKEYRRQIGCLRYLIHTRPDLSYAVGVLNRYMHEPKVSHAGALKQVLRYLKGSISYGLSYKKVGRRELEGFVDSGHNIDEDDGRSTTCHIFYLDDCPISWYSTKQETVALSSCEAEFMAATEAAKQVIWLQELLEEVSKETCKRTTIYIDNKSAIVLTKNPVFHGRSKHIHKRYHFIRECVENEQIEVLHVPGNKQKADILTKALGKIKFKEMRDLIGLEEVKKVDFKFKGVIVGDKLEV